A region from the Methanomassiliicoccales archaeon genome encodes:
- a CDS encoding 3-isopropylmalate dehydratase large subunit — protein MASMTFAQKILSRACGRRVEPGDIVNARIDLAMSHENTALVIKAFREIGAAKVWDPERIVILFDHRVPANTVKTAESHKSVREFVKKEEIRNFYDVNEGVCHQVLPEKGHVLPGLLIVGTDSHTTTYGAFGAFATGIGATEMAAVWATGELWFRVPETLRIRIDGQMPDRVSAKDVILNIIGTLGAEAANYMAVEFVGDCVDRMSVDSRMVLSNMSMEMGAKIGVVFPDKKTENWLSGRSDRSFEVVRSDDSANVQMEKFDVSDLSPQIAKPHSVDNVVPVEEVAGTPIDQALLGSCTNGRLEDLMAATKILNGRKVSESVRFIVAPASREVYLSAAESGILASLVKSGAIVLNPGCGPCLGAHQGVLAAGERCISTTNRNFRGRMGSPDAEIYLASPETVAASALKGEITDPRTV, from the coding sequence ATGGCCTCAATGACCTTTGCCCAAAAGATCCTTTCCCGAGCGTGCGGCCGACGGGTTGAGCCAGGTGATATTGTAAATGCGAGAATTGATCTCGCAATGTCGCATGAGAATACTGCCCTCGTGATCAAGGCCTTTAGGGAAATAGGTGCGGCAAAGGTCTGGGATCCTGAAAGAATCGTTATTCTATTTGATCATCGTGTGCCGGCGAATACTGTCAAAACAGCAGAAAGTCACAAATCCGTTAGGGAATTTGTAAAGAAAGAGGAGATCCGGAATTTCTATGATGTGAATGAAGGAGTCTGTCACCAGGTTCTTCCAGAGAAAGGTCATGTTTTGCCAGGCTTGCTCATTGTCGGTACGGATTCTCATACGACGACCTACGGTGCCTTCGGTGCTTTTGCGACGGGGATCGGAGCGACCGAGATGGCCGCAGTTTGGGCAACGGGAGAACTCTGGTTCAGGGTGCCTGAAACATTGAGAATTCGCATCGATGGACAAATGCCCGATCGTGTTTCAGCTAAGGATGTGATCTTAAATATCATCGGTACGCTTGGTGCTGAGGCCGCAAATTACATGGCCGTCGAATTCGTTGGCGATTGTGTTGATCGAATGTCTGTTGATTCGAGAATGGTTTTGTCTAACATGAGTATGGAAATGGGAGCTAAAATCGGTGTCGTCTTTCCGGATAAGAAGACCGAGAATTGGTTATCAGGTCGATCTGATAGATCATTTGAAGTTGTTCGTTCGGACGACTCAGCAAATGTGCAAATGGAGAAATTCGATGTTTCTGACCTTTCTCCCCAGATTGCAAAGCCCCACTCTGTCGATAATGTCGTTCCTGTTGAAGAAGTGGCTGGGACACCCATCGACCAAGCCCTCCTCGGGTCTTGCACGAACGGTCGATTGGAAGACCTCATGGCAGCGACTAAGATTTTAAATGGGAGGAAAGTGAGCGAATCTGTGAGATTCATCGTCGCACCTGCATCGAGGGAAGTCTATCTCTCAGCGGCGGAAAGTGGGATTCTGGCGTCGCTCGTTAAGTCAGGCGCAATCGTTTTGAATCCCGGATGTGGTCCTTGCCTCGGCGCACACCAGGGCGTTCTCGCGGCAGGAGAACGCTGCATCTCGACAACAAATCGAAATTTCAGGGGAAGAATGGGAAGCCCAGATGCGGAAATTTATCTTGCGAGCCCAGAGACGGTTGCTGCGAGCGCGCTCAAAGGTGAGATTACGGATCCAAGGACGGTGTGA